The Sesamum indicum cultivar Zhongzhi No. 13 linkage group LG2, S_indicum_v1.0, whole genome shotgun sequence genome contains a region encoding:
- the LOC105155519 gene encoding F-box protein GID2, whose translation MKRPLADGGSNSAAAVYTHPGDNDANKKIKPEGKEDEEEEMSKEAEAVLLDENLLYEVLRHVDDGRTLAKAACVSRQWKRTAHDERLWELICTKHYHRSPIQLRAVVLALGGFRRLYSSHLWPLLKPTSSTSSAPAAVSTWPCLPLAPAAPPGAPRSKARWGKDEVNLSLSLLSIKYFEKMSFNRSK comes from the coding sequence ATGAAGCGCCCCCTCGCCGACGGCGGCTCTAACTCCGCGGCGGCCGTGTACACTCATCCCGGCGACAATGATGCGAACAAGAAGATCAAGCCGGAAGGTAAAGAAGACGAAGAGGAAGAAATGTCAAAGGAAGCAGAGGCAGTGTTGCTGGACGAAAATCTCTTGTACGAGGTGCTGCGGCATGTGGACGATGGTCGCACTCTAGCCAAGGCTGCGTGCGTTAGCCGGCAGTGGAAGCGGACGGCGCACGACGAGCGGCTGTGGGAGTTGATCTGCACGAAGCACTACCACCGCAGCCCGATCCAGCTGCGCGCCGTCGTGTTGGCTCTGGGCGGCTTCCGCCGCCTGTACTCGAGCCACCTCTGGCCGCTGCTGAAACCCACTTCTTCTACGTCTTCAGCGCCGGCTGCTGTTTCCACGTGGCCTTGCCTTCCTTTAGCTCCGGCGGCGCCGCCAGGTGCTCCCAGATCTAAGGCTCGCTGGGGTAAGGATGAGGTCAATCTTTCACTATCTTTGCTCTCGATTAAGTACTTTGAAAAGATGAGTTTTAATCGGAgcaaatga
- the LOC105155552 gene encoding skin secretory protein xP2-like, whose amino-acid sequence MAECMKTLVCCVFVLLLSSFVFVNEAWLHDEKHRHAIPINMISNELLNEGQKASVPSRGGAGHGPLPSPAGLIKNEGRKASVPSPGAGHGSPPSPARLIKNEGRKASVPSPGAGHGSPPSPARLIKNEGRKASVPSPGAGHGSPPSPARLIKNEGRKASVPSPGAGHGSPPSPARLIKNEGRKASVPSPGAGHGSPPSPARLIKYEGRKESGPSRGGDGHGAPPSPARLIKKFVGVLVTNV is encoded by the coding sequence ATGGCGGAATGTATGAAAACTCTTGTGTGTTGTGTTTTTGTTCTTCTCTTAAGCTCTTTTGTTTTCGTGAACGAGGCGTGGCTTCACGATGAAAAACATCGTCATGCTATACCAATTAACATGATTTCAAATGAGCTACTCAATGAAGGGCAAAAGGCAAGTGTCCCAAGTCGTGGTGGAGCTGGGCATGGTCCTCTTCCGTCGCCTGCTgggttgatcaagaatgaAGGGAGAAAGGCAAGTGTCCCAAGTCCTGGAGCTGGGCATGGTTCTCCTCCATCGCCTGCTAGGTTGATCAAGAATGAAGGGAGAAAGGCAAGTGTCCCAAGTCCTGGAGCTGGGCATGGTTCTCCTCCATCGCCTGCTAGGTTGATCAAGAATGAAGGGAGAAAGGCAAGTGTCCCAAGTCCTGGAGCTGGGCATGGTTCTCCTCCATCGCCTGCTAGGTTGATCAAGAATGAAGGGAGAAAGGCAAGTGTCCCAAGTCCTGGAGCTGGGCATGGTTCTCCTCCATCGCCTGCTAGGTTGATCAAGAATGAAGGGAGAAAGGCAAGTGTCCCAAGTCCTGGAGCTGGGCATGGATCTCCTCCTTCGCCTGCTAGGTTGATCAAGTATGAAGGGAGAAAGGAAAGTGGTCCAAGTCGTGGTGGAGATGGGCATGGTGCTCCTCCATCGCCTGCTAGGTTGATCAAGAAATTTGTCGGAGTCCTGGTCACAAATGTTTGA
- the LOC105155554 gene encoding probable carbohydrate esterase At4g34215: MAGRGGVMYQVWDELVPPDCSSDHRILRLNENSELEVAKEPLHAGIDVNKTCGIGPGMAFANAILRRVPNFGTIVLVPCAAGGTSIREWSRRNSVLRSRMIARAREALRYGGKIRAILWYQGEKDTETEEAINLYPGEYRLFIDSLYQELIHPQVPFIQVALASGQGDPKWLESVRATQLGMEDMITVDGMGLPLQPDGLHLTAKAQVLLGNMLADAFFNSHTRV; the protein is encoded by the exons ATGGCTGGGAGAGGGGGGGTGATGTACCAAGTATGGGATGAACTTGTCCCTCCCGATTGCTCGTCCGACCACAGAATTCTCCGACTGAACGAAAATTCCGAGTTGGAAGTGGCGAAAGAGCCCCTCCATGCCGGAATTGATGTAAACAAGACTTGTGGGATCGGTCCAGGGATGGCGTTTGCCAATGCCATATTGAGAAGAGTTCCAAATTTTGGGACTATAGTTTTGGTGCCTTGTGCTGCCGGAGGAACAAGCATTAGAGAGTGGTCAAGGCGCAACAGTGTCCTGAGAAGCAGGATGATTGCGAGAGCTCGTGAAGCTCTTAGGTATGGTGGAAAGATTCGTGCGATTTTGTGGTATCAAGGGGAAAAAGATACAGAGACTGAAGAAGCTATTAATCTGTATCCAGGAGAATATCGGCTGTTTATTGATAGTCTGTACCAAGAGCTGATTCATCCTCAGGTTCCTTTCATTCAG GTAGCGTTAGCATCGGGTCAAGGAGATCCGAAGTGGCTTGAGAGTGTTAGAGCAACACAACTCGGAATGGAGGATATGATAACAGTTGATGGAATGGGGCTGCCTCTGCAACCAGATGGGCTGCACCTTACCGCAAAAGCTCAGGTCCTCCTTGGAAATATGTTGGCTGATGCATTCTTCAACAGCCACACTAGAGTTTGA